Proteins encoded within one genomic window of Alteribacter populi:
- a CDS encoding TRAP transporter large permease, with translation MDPLLILLLSFFGLIILRVPIAFALGLSSMLTIFNLGLPFTSIVNQMYSSVNSFPLLAVPLFLLLGRIMNDGGITDRLVTLSSSFVGHIRGGLGHINVTVSMMFAGLSGSAAADTAGVGAMMIPAMKRAKFDPAFAVAITAVSSTLGVIIPPSILMVIYGAIAQVSIGALFLAGIVPGILIAVMQMVYTYILAVKRGYRPSPKTSYVKKGRDLGKALPVLFLPIIIIVGITSGLFTATEAAAVAVAYGFILMMIYRSMSFKKLPGIFADSIINYSLPMMAVASAGIMGWLIALLGAPEMVSGFITGITTNPLAVYVLIVFFLLIVGTFLSPVTSVIIFMPIIQELGHIAGAHPLHLGIIVILTLSLGMVTPPYGICLLIATQIGEVSTPKAFMAILPLIGLSLGIILVGLLIPDLFLFLPKLLMPNVFL, from the coding sequence ATGGATCCATTATTAATATTGCTATTAAGCTTTTTCGGTTTAATTATACTCAGAGTGCCGATTGCATTTGCTCTTGGTTTATCTTCAATGTTAACAATATTTAACCTTGGTCTGCCTTTTACAAGTATAGTAAATCAAATGTATTCAAGTGTGAATTCCTTCCCTCTTTTGGCAGTGCCTTTGTTTCTCTTATTAGGACGAATAATGAACGATGGTGGTATTACAGATCGTCTTGTTACCTTATCGAGTTCATTTGTTGGTCACATTCGAGGAGGCTTAGGGCATATAAATGTGACTGTAAGTATGATGTTTGCTGGGTTATCTGGGTCAGCGGCAGCAGATACAGCAGGAGTAGGGGCAATGATGATCCCCGCTATGAAACGAGCTAAATTTGATCCAGCATTTGCGGTCGCTATTACAGCAGTGTCCTCAACGCTTGGTGTGATAATACCACCTAGTATTTTAATGGTCATTTATGGTGCAATCGCCCAAGTGAGTATAGGGGCTTTGTTTCTTGCAGGGATAGTTCCTGGAATATTAATTGCTGTGATGCAAATGGTTTATACATACATTCTAGCAGTGAAGCGAGGCTACCGACCTTCACCAAAGACTAGTTATGTAAAAAAGGGGAGAGACCTTGGTAAAGCGTTACCAGTACTCTTTCTCCCGATCATTATTATTGTGGGAATTACCAGCGGCTTATTTACAGCGACAGAGGCAGCCGCAGTAGCCGTTGCGTATGGCTTTATATTAATGATGATCTATCGTTCAATGAGTTTTAAAAAACTTCCAGGCATCTTTGCGGATTCCATTATTAATTATTCGTTGCCTATGATGGCAGTTGCAAGTGCAGGAATCATGGGTTGGTTAATTGCTTTGCTAGGTGCTCCTGAAATGGTTTCTGGATTTATTACAGGAATTACTACAAATCCATTAGCTGTGTATGTTTTAATTGTTTTTTTCTTATTAATTGTTGGGACTTTTCTCAGTCCGGTGACGAGCGTTATTATTTTTATGCCCATTATTCAGGAGTTAGGGCACATCGCTGGGGCACACCCTCTTCATCTCGGGATTATTGTTATTTTAACTCTATCATTAGGGATGGTAACACCTCCTTATGGTATATGCTTATTGATTGCCACTCAAATAGGGGAAGTGAGCACCCCAAAAGCATTTATGGCTATCTTGCCTCTTATCGGATTATCATTAGGAATTATCCTGGTTGGTTTGTTAATACCTGATCTGTTTTTGTTTTTACCTAAGCTGTTAATGCCTAATGTTTTTTTATAA
- a CDS encoding acyl-CoA dehydrogenase family protein produces the protein MVRAEITTPEDRMKILEETIKSFSERAGSHDKYRTFPFENYKELKRIGYPSWTIPKQDGGAGISLTEMLELQEALAKSDGPTALSIGWHMGITKHLGENKTWNEKTYQAFVKTVIEDGALLNNAASEPATGSPTRGGRPVTEARGKEGIWVINGRKNFTTMAPVLTYFVVSASIAGTDKIGNFIIKRENKGVKIEETWDSVAMKATGSHDLLLEDVIVDKEALVEYIIPGTKPAAGWLLHIPACYIGIARAAQEYAIEFALNYSPNSIDGTIAELPTVKQKIGQMELLVQESRHFLYSVAKKWDKSDNETRQGMKPELGAAKLSVVNRAIDIVDIAMRIVGARSLSEENPLQRFYRDVRAGLHNPPMDDMTINQLASRAIKRQSY, from the coding sequence ATGGTTCGTGCCGAAATTACAACTCCAGAAGATAGGATGAAAATACTAGAAGAAACAATTAAATCATTTTCTGAAAGAGCCGGGAGTCATGATAAGTATAGAACGTTCCCATTTGAAAATTACAAAGAACTAAAAAGAATTGGTTACCCCTCGTGGACGATACCTAAACAGGATGGCGGGGCGGGGATTTCATTGACTGAAATGCTTGAACTTCAGGAAGCCTTAGCTAAATCAGATGGCCCTACTGCACTCTCTATAGGCTGGCATATGGGGATAACCAAACATCTTGGAGAGAATAAAACATGGAATGAAAAAACGTATCAAGCTTTTGTAAAAACAGTTATTGAGGATGGGGCATTATTGAATAATGCTGCTTCAGAGCCTGCTACAGGAAGTCCCACAAGAGGCGGTAGGCCAGTAACGGAAGCAAGGGGAAAAGAAGGTATTTGGGTAATCAACGGAAGAAAAAACTTTACTACTATGGCGCCGGTTCTTACTTACTTTGTCGTAAGTGCATCTATTGCTGGGACTGATAAAATCGGTAACTTCATAATAAAAAGAGAAAACAAAGGCGTGAAAATTGAAGAAACTTGGGATTCAGTAGCAATGAAAGCAACGGGCAGTCATGACCTCTTGCTAGAAGACGTTATTGTCGATAAAGAAGCGCTTGTAGAGTATATTATACCTGGAACAAAGCCCGCTGCTGGTTGGTTGTTGCATATTCCTGCTTGCTATATAGGGATTGCAAGAGCAGCACAAGAGTATGCGATAGAATTTGCGTTAAATTATTCACCGAATAGTATTGACGGGACAATTGCTGAACTTCCAACTGTGAAACAAAAAATTGGGCAAATGGAATTACTAGTTCAGGAAAGTCGTCATTTCCTTTATTCGGTTGCAAAAAAGTGGGATAAAAGTGACAACGAAACTCGACAGGGAATGAAACCAGAGCTTGGAGCTGCGAAGTTATCCGTTGTCAATCGTGCAATTGATATTGTCGATATAGCTATGCGGATCGTAGGAGCTAGAAGTTTGTCTGAAGAGAATCCTCTTCAAAGATTTTATAGAGATGTCAGAGCAGGACTTCATAACCCTCCCATGGATGATATGACGATTAATCAACTTGCCTCAAGAGCTATTAAACGCCAGTCTTACTAA
- a CDS encoding AbrB/MazE/SpoVT family DNA-binding domain-containing protein, with protein MSVMNVKNEEVRKVSRMGNSLGVGIPKSIIDTLKLEKGDELQFTVDSNNRIMLEKKNKLEDRVDPELLEMLAETFEEHDEVFRNLKDR; from the coding sequence ATGAGTGTGATGAACGTGAAGAATGAAGAAGTACGGAAAGTGAGTCGCATGGGAAACAGTTTAGGTGTTGGGATTCCAAAATCCATTATTGATACCTTAAAGCTAGAGAAAGGTGATGAGCTGCAGTTTACCGTCGACAGCAACAACCGCATTATGCTTGAGAAAAAAAATAAACTCGAAGATCGCGTAGATCCAGAACTTTTAGAAATGCTTGCGGAAACGTTTGAAGAACATGATGAGGTGTTCCGTAACTTAAAGGACCGGTAA
- a CDS encoding type II toxin-antitoxin system death-on-curing family toxin, with amino-acid sequence MEYLTYKDVVLVHYLIMKRYGEGEHVGVKDERLLESALHRPKQTVFGEDAYPSLWEKAAALFQSVARNHAFYNGNKRTALAVMELFLKKNGYKLKKDYNQEIEDFTVDVAKGVVDVDEVALWLEAYVVER; translated from the coding sequence ATGGAGTATTTAACGTACAAAGACGTGGTACTCGTTCATTATTTGATCATGAAGCGGTATGGGGAAGGGGAGCATGTCGGTGTGAAAGACGAAAGGTTGCTGGAGTCGGCGCTTCACCGCCCTAAACAAACGGTGTTTGGAGAAGATGCGTATCCTTCGCTTTGGGAAAAGGCTGCGGCGTTGTTCCAATCTGTTGCAAGAAACCATGCGTTTTATAATGGCAACAAGAGAACAGCACTTGCAGTGATGGAGTTGTTTTTGAAAAAGAATGGGTACAAACTGAAGAAAGACTACAATCAAGAGATTGAAGACTTTACTGTGGACGTGGCCAAAGGGGTAGTTGATGTTGATGAGGTTGCCCTTTGGTTAGAGGCTTATGTGGTGGAACGATAA
- a CDS encoding helix-turn-helix domain-containing protein, producing the protein MNNLEYGGMFLKRKLKDIAFQIWGYDHNNDETHFIDGFSHQQATPPKFIELPTGSPGYKINKQKGKVTLQFHYETGNQLCVIIFHDSTILTEAEVKDLYYLMSLYELEKTIQLKNQELTTMVDSIRSITSSLNLNEVLENIIKHALKVIPAADAGYLMLYDPDTKRLLPKAPVGFTDSIYQFNTKVGESITGTVFEDGKGRIFNSRQALFEGMRANNISDENLHYINLSANFTEGAICVPISIKDERIGVMIIHQWKIKRKLNEQDLNLLQGYAVQAATAIQNAQFHTETKQRLREITILSKQLEEKNSQLQKRQEVHETLMNISLKNKGINQLIDELKKMMKRTVVLFNGLENTFYSPDTSDSPSLSIYEIKTIFSEKRQAVCVNITVDTEKSFYLYPIYNGTLFLGCLIIQMTDILSKSDQITIEQGSSILALELLKRQTITKNYHRKTYEQFQELLACEDSFQLKKLGEEMDLYTSSYWMIAILEIPKSSVDLQYMDIEVDQLVSKINTETLHMEKLIYGFYNKIILLLSLPQSVEANRIREKLQLIRSERESSASPFFRGGLSNVYKGLENMRKCYDEAQKTLTYLTNHNSKEIIQYEDIGLNRLFLHQSAQEIKQFINEALAPLSAYNKKHKELEKTLFTYLELNRSASKTAENLHIHVNTLYQRLKKIEDLLGIDLNDTEDTLKIQLACHLKKSQAAMHSM; encoded by the coding sequence ATGAATAACCTTGAATATGGTGGCATGTTTCTAAAGAGGAAGCTAAAAGATATTGCCTTTCAGATTTGGGGATATGACCATAATAATGATGAAACTCATTTTATTGACGGCTTTAGCCATCAACAAGCTACGCCACCTAAGTTTATTGAACTTCCAACAGGTTCTCCAGGATATAAAATAAATAAACAAAAAGGTAAAGTAACCTTACAATTTCATTACGAGACAGGAAATCAACTATGCGTTATTATTTTTCACGACTCAACCATATTGACGGAAGCAGAAGTTAAAGACCTGTATTATTTGATGAGTTTATATGAACTTGAAAAAACAATACAATTAAAGAATCAGGAACTCACGACAATGGTGGACAGCATACGTTCCATTACATCCAGCCTCAATCTTAATGAAGTACTGGAAAACATCATTAAGCACGCATTAAAAGTGATTCCTGCTGCAGATGCTGGTTATTTAATGCTTTATGATCCTGATACAAAAAGGCTTCTGCCAAAAGCACCTGTAGGCTTTACAGATAGTATTTATCAATTTAATACAAAAGTTGGAGAATCAATCACTGGTACAGTTTTTGAGGATGGAAAGGGAAGAATTTTCAATTCGCGACAAGCTCTTTTTGAGGGGATGCGCGCAAACAATATTTCAGATGAAAACCTTCACTATATTAACCTATCAGCCAATTTTACCGAGGGGGCCATCTGTGTACCGATCTCGATCAAAGATGAGAGAATTGGTGTCATGATTATTCATCAATGGAAAATCAAGCGTAAATTAAATGAACAAGATTTAAATCTATTGCAAGGCTATGCGGTACAAGCAGCAACTGCCATTCAAAATGCCCAATTTCATACAGAAACAAAACAAAGGCTCAGGGAGATTACCATATTAAGTAAACAGTTAGAGGAGAAAAATTCACAACTTCAGAAAAGGCAGGAAGTCCATGAAACGTTAATGAATATTTCTTTAAAGAATAAGGGAATTAATCAACTCATAGATGAACTAAAAAAAATGATGAAAAGAACGGTAGTTTTATTTAACGGCCTTGAAAATACATTTTATTCCCCTGATACAAGTGACTCTCCCAGCCTCAGCATATATGAAATTAAGACGATATTTTCAGAGAAACGCCAGGCTGTGTGCGTAAATATTACTGTAGATACTGAGAAGTCCTTTTATTTATACCCGATTTATAACGGGACACTGTTTCTTGGCTGCTTAATTATACAAATGACAGATATCCTTTCGAAATCTGACCAGATCACCATTGAACAAGGGAGTTCAATATTAGCATTAGAACTTTTAAAAAGACAAACAATTACAAAAAATTACCACAGAAAAACCTACGAACAATTTCAAGAGTTACTCGCTTGTGAAGACTCTTTTCAATTGAAGAAATTAGGAGAAGAGATGGATCTCTATACATCTTCCTATTGGATGATCGCCATTTTAGAGATCCCAAAATCGTCTGTGGATTTACAGTACATGGATATAGAGGTTGATCAACTCGTTTCAAAAATAAACACGGAAACTCTCCATATGGAAAAGCTGATCTATGGTTTTTATAATAAAATCATTTTATTACTTTCCCTTCCCCAGTCAGTTGAGGCGAATCGCATTCGTGAGAAACTTCAGTTAATTAGAAGTGAAAGGGAGAGCAGCGCAAGTCCTTTTTTTCGCGGCGGATTAAGTAATGTTTATAAAGGGCTGGAGAATATGAGGAAATGTTATGATGAAGCCCAAAAGACATTGACTTACCTAACTAATCACAACAGTAAAGAAATTATTCAATACGAAGATATTGGTTTAAACCGCTTATTTTTACACCAGTCTGCACAGGAGATTAAACAATTTATCAATGAAGCTCTAGCACCGCTATCAGCTTATAATAAAAAACATAAAGAGTTGGAAAAAACATTGTTTACTTATTTGGAACTAAATCGTTCCGCTAGTAAAACTGCCGAAAACCTGCATATTCACGTTAATACACTCTATCAAAGATTAAAAAAAATTGAAGACTTACTAGGTATAGACTTAAATGATACTGAAGATACATTAAAAATACAGCTTGCTTGCCATCTTAAAAAGTCACAAGCAGCGATGCATAGTATGTGA
- a CDS encoding DUF5058 family protein, giving the protein MEQAMELANSSIVWIFAVLVLFIVIFQAIKFIALATKAGKEIGMTTVEVKSALKTGSIAAIGPSFAIVIVAISLIPFLGDPLTLLRIGVIGSAPIESVGASLGANAYGTELGSSDFNVQAFTTVVWTLCLGGVGWLVFTALATRSMSKVEKKVTNKNNKSKKIMTIVTTAAMVAAFGNLASAEMVKGFEYILVVITASLTMIILTTLSNKHKINWLREWSLGISILASLFVGSLAIL; this is encoded by the coding sequence TTGGAACAGGCAATGGAGTTAGCAAACAGTAGCATTGTTTGGATTTTTGCTGTACTTGTCTTGTTTATTGTAATTTTTCAAGCTATAAAGTTTATTGCCTTAGCCACTAAAGCGGGTAAAGAGATAGGGATGACGACAGTGGAAGTTAAGAGTGCTCTTAAAACAGGTTCCATTGCAGCAATAGGACCTTCGTTTGCGATTGTCATTGTCGCTATTTCTTTAATTCCATTTCTTGGTGATCCACTCACTTTACTGAGAATTGGAGTTATCGGTTCTGCACCGATAGAATCTGTGGGTGCGAGCTTGGGGGCAAATGCATATGGTACTGAATTAGGTAGTTCTGACTTTAACGTTCAAGCGTTTACAACCGTTGTCTGGACACTGTGTCTTGGGGGAGTAGGCTGGTTAGTTTTCACCGCTTTGGCTACTAGGTCAATGAGTAAGGTTGAGAAAAAAGTAACAAATAAAAACAATAAGAGCAAAAAAATAATGACCATTGTTACAACTGCCGCAATGGTGGCTGCCTTCGGTAACTTAGCAAGTGCTGAAATGGTCAAAGGATTTGAGTACATTTTAGTTGTGATTACTGCAAGTTTAACAATGATTATCTTAACAACACTCTCTAACAAACATAAGATTAACTGGCTAAGGGAGTGGTCACTTGGAATCTCGATCCTTGCCAGTTTATTCGTCGGTTCCTTGGCAATCTTATAA
- a CDS encoding small-conductance mechanosensitive channel, with protein MAINEEDIINEGYSRSSHDLAMEKFHNKAHFWGRFTLWSAIILTLLVPVYLSFILGYHPGWNIILTAFIVYAGIVAVVWILEPMMYFPILGVSGTYISFLTGNVGNMCLPSAAAAQNAIGAEPGTKKGEITATLGIGAASLVNKMFLIPIILGGSVLISVIPENIQQIFPLILPAIFGGVLAQFAIKKPIYGVIALTIGLIVNLTPLVVYIKMLLCLVLTVTICILIEKKKEAKA; from the coding sequence ATGGCTATAAACGAAGAAGACATTATAAATGAGGGATACTCGAGAAGTTCTCATGACTTAGCAATGGAAAAATTTCATAACAAAGCTCATTTTTGGGGACGATTCACCCTTTGGTCCGCTATTATTTTAACGCTATTGGTGCCTGTCTACCTGTCTTTTATACTCGGGTACCATCCTGGCTGGAATATTATTCTCACTGCTTTTATTGTCTATGCCGGAATTGTTGCTGTTGTTTGGATACTAGAGCCAATGATGTATTTTCCGATTTTAGGTGTCTCTGGAACGTACATTAGTTTTCTCACAGGGAACGTAGGTAATATGTGCCTACCTTCTGCTGCCGCTGCTCAAAATGCAATTGGTGCTGAACCAGGGACAAAAAAAGGAGAAATTACGGCAACCCTCGGTATCGGAGCAGCCTCATTAGTAAATAAGATGTTTCTTATTCCGATTATTCTTGGTGGGTCAGTTCTTATATCTGTAATTCCAGAGAATATCCAGCAAATTTTCCCCCTTATTTTACCGGCGATCTTCGGTGGAGTATTGGCCCAGTTCGCAATTAAAAAGCCAATTTACGGAGTTATCGCATTAACGATTGGGCTTATCGTCAATTTAACACCGCTTGTTGTTTATATAAAAATGTTACTTTGTCTCGTGTTAACTGTCACCATTTGTATTTTAATAGAAAAGAAAAAAGAAGCTAAGGCATAA
- a CDS encoding amidohydrolase → MSKSNLLQWIEENKDTFTDMAQKIWDNPQLAYEEDYAANVQMTALKEAGFHIQTPVGDLNTAFIAEYGSGRPIIGLLGEFDALPGLSQQASYVKEEAVPDGPGHGCGHNLLGTAGVEAVIAVKEKMDQEGLMGTIRYYGCPAEEVLSGKTHMVKAGVFDGLDSALTWHPGNSNTVMNMSMQAMVSVKFHFKGITAHAAAAPHAGRSALDGVELMNVGTNYLREHVQDGTRIHYVITNGGMAPNIVPEEASVWYFLRAASKDQVDDIFRRVKNIAKGAALMTETEVESEILAFPYDTLPNDSLNELMYSNMEESGSLVFTEDEQSFAEQLVETIKTKNTTGTFGNQVDGLLPKNFFYDKQLAGKSIQGSTDVGDVSWITPMGMISTTCAPVGVQLHSWQATASFGTSIGYKGMHLAAKTMALTAYDLLLNKNNVLETAAEEFNERTRGKKYKAGI, encoded by the coding sequence TTGAGTAAATCAAATTTATTGCAATGGATAGAAGAGAATAAAGACACTTTCACAGACATGGCACAAAAAATTTGGGACAATCCTCAGCTTGCGTACGAAGAAGACTATGCTGCGAATGTACAAATGACAGCATTAAAAGAGGCTGGTTTTCACATACAAACTCCTGTTGGCGATCTTAATACAGCATTTATCGCTGAATATGGGAGTGGCAGACCAATTATAGGCCTGCTAGGTGAGTTCGATGCTTTACCAGGACTTTCTCAACAAGCTAGTTATGTGAAAGAAGAGGCTGTCCCTGATGGGCCCGGTCATGGTTGTGGCCATAATTTACTTGGTACTGCTGGTGTGGAGGCTGTTATCGCCGTAAAGGAAAAAATGGATCAGGAAGGGTTAATGGGTACGATTCGTTATTATGGCTGTCCAGCAGAAGAGGTTCTTTCAGGAAAAACGCATATGGTCAAAGCAGGTGTTTTTGATGGTTTGGACTCTGCACTCACATGGCATCCTGGCAATTCTAATACGGTTATGAATATGAGTATGCAAGCGATGGTCTCCGTTAAATTTCATTTCAAAGGGATTACTGCACATGCTGCGGCAGCACCTCATGCGGGCAGAAGTGCACTTGATGGTGTAGAGCTCATGAATGTCGGAACAAACTACTTACGAGAACACGTTCAAGATGGAACACGAATCCATTACGTCATAACAAATGGAGGGATGGCACCTAATATTGTTCCTGAAGAAGCGAGTGTCTGGTACTTTTTAAGAGCAGCTTCAAAGGATCAGGTGGATGACATTTTCAGAAGAGTAAAAAATATCGCCAAAGGGGCGGCGTTGATGACTGAAACAGAGGTGGAATCTGAAATTTTGGCGTTCCCTTACGATACCCTTCCAAATGATAGTTTAAATGAATTAATGTACAGTAATATGGAAGAAAGCGGTTCACTTGTCTTTACCGAAGATGAACAATCATTTGCAGAACAGTTGGTAGAAACGATAAAAACAAAAAACACGACTGGGACATTTGGTAATCAAGTAGACGGCTTACTCCCTAAAAACTTCTTCTATGATAAACAGCTAGCTGGAAAATCCATTCAAGGTTCAACCGATGTAGGTGACGTGAGCTGGATCACGCCAATGGGGATGATTAGCACGACATGTGCGCCTGTTGGTGTCCAACTTCACTCCTGGCAGGCTACTGCTTCTTTTGGAACATCCATTGGCTATAAAGGTATGCACTTAGCCGCAAAAACAATGGCCTTAACAGCTTATGATCTATTATTGAATAAAAACAATGTGCTCGAAACAGCAGCCGAAGAATTTAACGAACGCACAAGAGGGAAGAAATACAAGGCTGGTATTTAA
- a CDS encoding DUF871 domain-containing protein, producing the protein MKGVSVFLGQQSQRYQEDYLKRMKQAGFRSVFTSLHIPEDDPTMYINAIEGLGQQTKELEMGLIADVSPASLSHLHVDLDNLSDLLQKGITGLRVDYGFDAQSIVNISKEMTVCLNASTLTQEFIDDLFSQGLVKENSEVWHNYYPRPETGLDKEAFIKTNKWLHSLGFTTMAFVPGDLVFRGPLQKGLPTLEKHRTTSPFAAAKELWDSCEIDHVFIGDPEISQESSEIFRHYQDDGVVTLRAAFSPMTENEKTILNQEHRQRLDPARDVIRSETSRSYAQKGKMNIQPADSTKNHARMRGSITIDNAQYGRYQGELQIVKSDLPADSAVNLIGHVVKEDLLLIDCIQPGERFVFKLIE; encoded by the coding sequence TTGAAAGGTGTATCTGTTTTTTTAGGTCAACAATCTCAACGCTACCAAGAGGACTATTTAAAAAGAATGAAGCAAGCAGGGTTCCGGTCGGTCTTTACCTCTTTGCATATTCCAGAAGACGACCCTACGATGTATATCAACGCGATCGAAGGTTTAGGTCAACAAACAAAGGAATTAGAAATGGGGCTGATCGCAGACGTTTCACCCGCGTCGTTATCGCACTTACATGTCGATTTAGACAATCTTAGTGACCTCCTCCAAAAAGGGATTACAGGTCTGCGAGTCGATTATGGGTTTGACGCTCAATCCATCGTCAACATTTCAAAGGAAATGACCGTTTGTCTTAATGCGAGTACATTAACACAAGAATTCATTGATGATTTATTCTCACAAGGGCTGGTAAAAGAAAACAGTGAAGTTTGGCATAACTATTACCCGCGCCCAGAAACAGGGTTAGATAAAGAAGCCTTTATAAAAACGAATAAATGGCTGCACTCGCTTGGCTTTACTACGATGGCCTTTGTACCTGGAGATTTAGTATTTCGCGGTCCATTACAAAAGGGGCTTCCAACGCTAGAAAAACACCGCACCACCTCTCCTTTTGCCGCAGCAAAGGAACTATGGGATTCGTGTGAAATCGATCATGTTTTCATTGGTGACCCTGAAATTTCTCAAGAAAGCAGCGAGATCTTTCGTCACTATCAAGATGACGGTGTTGTAACGTTGAGAGCTGCCTTTTCACCAATGACAGAAAATGAAAAAACCATTTTAAATCAAGAGCACCGCCAAAGACTAGACCCCGCAAGAGATGTCATTCGTTCAGAAACATCGAGGTCTTATGCTCAAAAAGGAAAAATGAACATTCAACCAGCTGACTCAACCAAGAATCATGCTCGTATGAGAGGAAGCATTACGATCGACAACGCACAGTATGGAAGGTATCAAGGAGAGTTACAGATCGTAAAAAGCGATTTACCAGCTGATTCAGCTGTAAATCTTATAGGTCACGTTGTAAAAGAGGACCTCCTATTAATTGACTGCATTCAACCGGGTGAACGGTTCGTGTTCAAATTGATCGAATAG
- a CDS encoding PTS transporter subunit EIIC translates to MKKEDVIVQGIIDHTGGKDNIKRVAHCMTRIRMEVHDYEKINLAELKKVEGVMGVVEDDTLQVIVGPGTVNKVAEQLCNITGLTLGEVKNSDHVAEDMKSSIKKKNNTPIKNFLKRIGSIFIPLIPALVASGLINGGASFAQNAGADPETTWLQILLVIGGGIFTYLGILVGWNTAKEFGGTPALGAIAGILIINPALENITLFGEELVPGRGGLFAVLLAAWFMAFIEKRIRKVVPSSLDIILTPFITVLLVGVATIVVLQPVGGVIADGVTMGINSVLDIGGVFAGAILAGTFLPLVMVGMHHGLTPIHLEFISAHGATPLLTILAMAGAGQVGAAIAVLVKTKSQRLKNTVKGALPVGFLGIGEPLLYGVTLPLGRPFITACLGASIGGAFQALMTTSSLGIGVSGLSLIPLIADNQYFMYFLGLVISYAFGFLFTYLFGYKEEMAENLQ, encoded by the coding sequence ATGAAAAAAGAAGATGTGATTGTGCAAGGGATTATAGATCATACCGGCGGGAAAGACAACATCAAACGAGTAGCCCACTGTATGACTCGTATTCGTATGGAAGTCCATGACTATGAAAAAATCAATCTAGCAGAACTTAAAAAAGTTGAAGGCGTCATGGGTGTCGTCGAGGATGATACACTTCAAGTGATCGTCGGTCCAGGGACTGTTAATAAAGTAGCAGAACAGCTTTGTAACATTACAGGCCTTACTCTCGGTGAAGTGAAAAACTCAGACCACGTAGCAGAAGATATGAAAAGCTCGATCAAGAAAAAGAATAACACGCCAATTAAGAACTTCCTAAAAAGAATCGGCAGTATCTTTATTCCACTTATTCCTGCTCTTGTAGCGTCCGGATTAATTAATGGTGGAGCCAGTTTTGCACAAAATGCCGGAGCCGACCCAGAAACAACTTGGCTCCAAATCCTACTCGTAATCGGCGGAGGAATCTTCACTTACCTCGGCATTTTAGTCGGGTGGAACACGGCGAAAGAATTTGGCGGAACTCCTGCATTAGGAGCGATTGCCGGGATTTTAATTATTAACCCCGCACTCGAGAACATCACGTTGTTTGGTGAAGAGCTTGTTCCTGGACGGGGCGGTTTATTCGCAGTATTATTAGCAGCATGGTTTATGGCATTCATTGAAAAACGAATTAGAAAAGTCGTACCAAGTTCTTTAGATATTATACTAACACCTTTTATCACTGTTTTACTTGTCGGTGTTGCAACCATCGTCGTCCTTCAACCTGTTGGTGGAGTGATCGCTGACGGCGTAACAATGGGAATTAACTCTGTACTTGATATTGGTGGTGTTTTTGCAGGGGCCATTTTAGCAGGTACCTTCCTCCCTCTTGTTATGGTAGGGATGCACCACGGGCTAACACCGATTCACTTAGAATTTATTAGCGCACACGGAGCCACTCCGCTTCTCACCATTTTAGCTATGGCAGGAGCCGGGCAAGTCGGTGCAGCGATTGCTGTTTTAGTCAAAACAAAAAGTCAACGCTTGAAAAACACTGTCAAAGGTGCCCTTCCAGTTGGTTTCTTAGGAATTGGCGAACCACTACTATACGGGGTAACACTTCCGTTAGGACGCCCATTTATCACGGCCTGTTTAGGCGCTTCGATCGGTGGTGCTTTCCAAGCATTGATGACTACTTCCTCTTTAGGCATTGGCGTTTCAGGTTTGTCCCTTATTCCGTTAATTGCAGATAATCAATACTTTATGTATTTCTTAGGGCTCGTTATTTCTTATGCATTCGGATTTTTATTCACCTATTTATTCGGATATAAAGAAGAAATGGCTGAAAACCTTCAATAA